The Chitinophaga flava genome has a segment encoding these proteins:
- a CDS encoding FecR family protein translates to MPDTERLTYLLSRARQRLATDEEYTELLDMIQADDTGVVNARLEAFHGPAIPSTEDEDPAVWQPVIAAILAADKPAPAPGRVVPLFWRWTAAACVLLLAGTIYLWQRPSLAPVPQVVVSTTPDVAPGGNKAMLTLGDGSQITLDSAGNGVLAQQGNSKITKLANGQLVYDASGNSRGKILYNTMSTPLGGQYKLVLPDGTTVWLNAGSSVTYPTAFAGAERKVSVTGEAYFEVTKNPDMPFRVTANNTTVEVLGTHFNINAYKDETSINTTLLEGAVRLHAHNRQLLLKPGQQARVSVLNTDVHVADNVDLSSIVAWKEGYFSFNDADLPTVMRQLARWYNVEVTYEGEIPDRVFSGEIGRSLSLSQVLKGLSRTRIKYRIEDGRRIIIQP, encoded by the coding sequence TTGCCAGATACTGAGAGACTGACATATTTACTATCAAGAGCCCGGCAACGCCTCGCTACCGATGAGGAATACACTGAACTGCTGGACATGATCCAGGCGGATGATACCGGCGTTGTCAACGCCCGGCTGGAGGCATTCCATGGCCCGGCCATTCCGTCAACGGAAGATGAGGACCCTGCTGTATGGCAACCCGTTATCGCAGCTATACTGGCTGCCGATAAACCAGCGCCGGCGCCAGGCCGTGTGGTTCCACTGTTCTGGAGATGGACTGCAGCAGCATGTGTTCTACTACTTGCCGGCACCATCTATCTCTGGCAACGGCCCTCCCTTGCACCTGTTCCTCAGGTGGTAGTTAGCACCACGCCGGATGTAGCTCCCGGTGGCAACAAGGCCATGCTCACCCTCGGCGATGGATCACAGATCACGCTGGACAGCGCCGGCAACGGCGTGCTGGCACAACAGGGAAACAGTAAAATCACCAAACTGGCCAACGGCCAGCTTGTATATGATGCTTCCGGCAACAGCCGGGGTAAAATACTGTACAACACCATGAGCACTCCGCTCGGCGGCCAGTACAAGCTGGTACTACCGGATGGCACCACCGTATGGCTCAATGCAGGTTCTTCTGTCACCTACCCTACCGCCTTTGCCGGCGCCGAAAGAAAAGTTTCCGTCACCGGTGAGGCCTACTTTGAGGTCACAAAAAATCCGGACATGCCCTTCCGCGTAACAGCTAATAATACCACTGTGGAAGTATTGGGTACCCACTTCAACATTAATGCTTATAAGGACGAGACCAGCATCAACACCACGCTGCTGGAAGGTGCTGTACGGCTGCATGCGCACAACCGGCAACTGCTGCTCAAACCCGGCCAGCAGGCCCGGGTGAGCGTACTCAATACCGATGTACACGTAGCTGATAATGTAGACCTCTCCTCCATCGTGGCATGGAAAGAAGGTTATTTCTCTTTTAATGATGCTGACCTTCCCACCGTGATGCGGCAGCTCGCACGCTGGTATAATGTAGAAGTGACATACGAAGGCGAAATACCCGACCGCGTATTCAGCGGGGAAATAGGCCGCAGCCTCTCCCTTTCACAAGTATTAAAAGGACTTTCCAGAACAAGAATTAAATACAGGATTGAAGATGGCCGAAGGATTATCATCCAGCCATGA